A window from Ignavibacteriota bacterium encodes these proteins:
- a CDS encoding DUF971 domain-containing protein, whose translation MKPKKIKLIDQNILLVEWNDNNIIQFPLKFLRDESPDAGNKGETILWKHYPPPPAGPDKPGKYEIADIKSVGNYAISITWKDGYDSGIYSWELLERFAEFLKIKNSIN comes from the coding sequence ATGAAACCAAAGAAAATAAAACTTATTGATCAAAATATTTTATTAGTTGAATGGAACGACAATAATATAATTCAATTCCCATTAAAATTTTTACGTGATGAATCTCCCGATGCCGGAAATAAAGGCGAAACTATACTTTGGAAACATTATCCGCCGCCGCCGGCTGGTCCGGATAAACCTGGGAAATACGAAATTGCAGATATAAAAAGTGTGGGAAATTATGCAATTAGTATTACATGGAAAGATGGCTATGATTCTGGAATTTATTCTTGGGAATTACTTGAAAGATTTGCGGAATTTTTAAAGATTAAAAATTCGATAAATTAA